The following proteins are co-located in the Rheinheimera salexigens genome:
- a CDS encoding glycerophosphodiester phosphodiesterase, translating into MQIIAHRGASGEFPENTLLAIEQAIQQAADGIEIDIFAVDGELIVIHDHHLARTTNGKGSIYQYSLAQLQQLDAGQGQTIPTLWQVLQLLHPTTLWLNIELKGADTVAALVALLARAELQLQFDCSRLLVSSFNHHLLAELAVQRPDIKLAALTASLPLHYAAFASALNAYAVNCDVSFINADFVADAKARNLKVYVYTVDQADDIARLRQYGVDGIFTNYPARSRQLVLVLNENK; encoded by the coding sequence ATGCAAATTATTGCCCATCGTGGTGCCAGCGGCGAGTTTCCTGAAAACACGCTGCTGGCTATCGAACAAGCCATTCAACAAGCCGCCGATGGTATTGAAATAGATATCTTTGCCGTCGACGGTGAGCTTATCGTGATCCATGATCACCATCTTGCCCGCACCACTAACGGTAAGGGTAGCATTTATCAGTACAGCCTAGCGCAATTGCAACAACTTGATGCTGGCCAAGGTCAAACCATCCCTACGCTGTGGCAAGTGCTACAACTACTGCATCCCACCACGCTGTGGTTAAACATAGAGTTAAAAGGTGCCGATACCGTAGCCGCTTTAGTAGCGCTATTAGCGCGTGCCGAGCTGCAATTACAATTTGATTGTAGTCGGCTACTGGTGTCATCATTTAATCATCATTTATTGGCTGAGTTAGCCGTGCAGCGACCAGATATTAAATTGGCTGCCCTTACTGCCAGCTTACCACTGCACTATGCTGCGTTTGCTAGCGCGCTAAATGCCTATGCCGTTAATTGTGATGTTAGTTTTATTAATGCAGATTTTGTAGCTGATGCCAAAGCACGTAATTTAAAAGTGTATGTGTATACGGTTGATCAAGCAGACGATATAGCGCGGTTACGGCAGTATGGTGTGGATGGCATTTTTACTAACTATCCAGCCAGAAGCCGCCAGTTAGTATTGGTATTAAACGAAAATAAGTAA
- a CDS encoding MerC domain-containing protein, with protein MRDIAVLASFRSLFDKVGITITSLCAIHCIMLPVLLPVLPLLGLSFMHNHAFENIVLLTTMVLGFITLFIGFHRYHRKLYPFYSLFLGGFIYWQKAAWGAEYEHTILIIGAILVVLAHVMNMRLCSQCTSCDDDKEELC; from the coding sequence GTGAGAGACATTGCCGTGTTAGCCAGTTTTCGTAGCTTATTTGATAAAGTGGGTATTACCATAACCTCGTTATGTGCTATACACTGCATCATGCTGCCTGTGTTATTACCGGTATTGCCTCTGCTTGGCTTAAGCTTTATGCATAACCATGCTTTTGAAAATATCGTGTTATTAACCACAATGGTGTTAGGCTTTATAACGCTATTTATTGGTTTTCATCGTTATCACCGCAAGCTTTATCCATTTTACTCATTGTTTTTGGGTGGGTTTATTTATTGGCAAAAAGCCGCTTGGGGTGCTGAATATGAACATACCATTTTGATAATAGGCGCTATTTTAGTAGTGTTAGCTCATGTAATGAATATGCGCTTATGTAGCCAATGTACTAGCTGTGATGACGATAAAGAAGAACTCTGTTAG
- a CDS encoding prephenate dehydrogenase, which translates to MDTLLNQLDDNLKELYRKTVDADAVLDKLQQQGKAKHQHIFVDNSVFQATSNRFMPYLSETAEQVSAMRLNQQFNTATLERVVKQLKLLHKTLADFRLAIKSS; encoded by the coding sequence ATGGATACGTTATTAAATCAACTCGATGACAACTTAAAAGAGCTGTACCGTAAAACGGTTGACGCTGATGCTGTGCTAGATAAATTACAGCAACAGGGTAAAGCTAAACATCAGCATATATTTGTCGACAATAGTGTATTCCAAGCAACCAGCAATCGCTTTATGCCTTATCTTTCCGAAACCGCTGAGCAAGTTTCAGCAATGCGTTTAAACCAACAGTTTAATACTGCTACTTTAGAGCGTGTGGTAAAGCAATTAAAGTTACTGCATAAAACCTTAGCTGATTTCCGTCTAGCAATTAAAAGTAGCTAA
- a CDS encoding DUF3016 domain-containing protein → MRKLALICSVVSLASLAGTAAYAAQVEVNWQQPEKFTDIRPANESKNRYRERVLKIFDGYFVDMAKKLPEDYSWKITVTDLDLAGEIDPFAGGAGNELRVVKEIYSPAIKFSHIIQNNYGEQIINQEEKLRDMGFMHTLRSYRDNDEFRYEKQMLEQWFSRDVLPKIQAAQAEQPKISDN, encoded by the coding sequence ATGCGTAAATTAGCTTTAATTTGCAGTGTGGTTAGTCTAGCTAGTTTAGCGGGGACAGCTGCTTATGCTGCGCAAGTTGAAGTAAACTGGCAACAGCCAGAGAAGTTTACTGATATTCGTCCGGCTAATGAATCTAAAAATAGGTATCGTGAAAGGGTGCTTAAAATTTTTGACGGTTACTTTGTTGATATGGCAAAAAAGCTGCCGGAGGATTATAGCTGGAAGATTACGGTAACGGATTTGGATTTAGCCGGTGAGATTGATCCTTTTGCAGGAGGGGCGGGCAACGAGTTGCGGGTCGTTAAAGAAATATATTCACCTGCGATAAAATTTAGTCATATTATTCAAAATAACTATGGCGAACAAATTATCAATCAAGAAGAGAAGCTGCGTGATATGGGCTTTATGCATACGTTACGCAGTTATCGAGATAATGATGAGTTTCGCTATGAAAAACAGATGTTAGAGCAATGGTTTAGCCGTGATGTATTGCCCAAAATACAAGCAGCACAAGCGGAACAGCCTAAAATTAGCGATAACTAA
- the groL gene encoding chaperonin GroEL (60 kDa chaperone family; promotes refolding of misfolded polypeptides especially under stressful conditions; forms two stacked rings of heptamers to form a barrel-shaped 14mer; ends can be capped by GroES; misfolded proteins enter the barrel where they are refolded when GroES binds), with translation MAAKDVRFGDDARNKMLKGVNILANAVRVTLGPKGRNVILDKSFGAPMITKDGVSVAKEIELEDKFENMGAQMVKEVASKANDEAGDGTTTATVLAQNIIAEGVKAVAAGMNPMDLKRGIDKAVIAAVEGLKALSQPCADSKAIAQVGTISANSDEEIGNIIAEAMDKVGKEGVITVEEGQGLANELDVVEGMQFDRGYLSPYFITNQEAGQVELDSPYILAIDKKISNIRELLPVLEAVAKSGKPLFIIAEDVEGEALATLVVNNMRGIVKVSAVKAPGFGDRRKAMLQDIATLTGATVISEEIGMELEKAGLEELGTAKRVVITKDNTTIIDGAGEQEAINGRVKQIRQQVEEATSEYDKEKLQERLAKLSGGVAVIKVGASTEIEMKEKKARVEDALHATRAAVEEGVVPGGGVALVRVAASLVDLKGANEDQTHGIKIALRAMESPLRQIVENAGEEGSVVINKVKEGTGNYGYNAATDVYGDMLEMGILDPTKVTRSALQFAASIGSLMITTEAMITDKPAPESSGGGMPDMGGMGGMGGMM, from the coding sequence ATGGCAGCAAAAGACGTACGTTTTGGTGATGACGCTCGCAATAAAATGCTTAAAGGCGTAAACATTTTAGCAAACGCAGTACGAGTTACTTTAGGCCCTAAGGGTCGTAACGTGATTTTAGATAAATCTTTTGGCGCGCCAATGATCACCAAAGATGGTGTTTCAGTGGCAAAAGAAATAGAGCTAGAAGACAAGTTTGAAAACATGGGCGCGCAAATGGTGAAAGAGGTTGCCTCTAAAGCCAATGATGAAGCCGGTGACGGTACTACTACAGCCACTGTATTAGCGCAAAATATTATTGCTGAAGGCGTTAAAGCCGTTGCAGCAGGTATGAATCCAATGGATTTAAAGCGCGGTATCGATAAAGCTGTTATCGCAGCAGTAGAAGGTTTAAAAGCCTTATCTCAGCCTTGTGCCGACAGCAAAGCTATTGCCCAAGTGGGTACTATCTCGGCTAACTCTGATGAAGAGATTGGTAATATTATTGCCGAAGCCATGGATAAAGTGGGTAAAGAAGGCGTAATTACTGTTGAAGAAGGCCAAGGTTTAGCGAATGAGCTAGATGTGGTTGAAGGTATGCAGTTTGACCGTGGTTATTTATCACCTTACTTCATCACCAACCAAGAAGCTGGCCAAGTAGAATTAGATAGCCCGTATATCTTAGCCATTGATAAGAAAATCTCTAATATTCGCGAATTACTGCCAGTATTAGAAGCAGTGGCTAAATCAGGTAAGCCATTATTTATTATTGCTGAAGACGTTGAAGGCGAAGCCTTAGCCACATTAGTCGTCAACAATATGCGCGGCATCGTTAAAGTATCAGCCGTTAAAGCACCAGGTTTTGGTGACCGTCGTAAAGCCATGCTACAAGACATTGCGACATTAACCGGTGCTACGGTTATTTCTGAAGAAATCGGTATGGAATTAGAAAAAGCCGGTTTAGAAGAATTAGGTACTGCTAAGCGCGTTGTGATCACTAAAGACAACACCACTATTATTGATGGTGCCGGTGAGCAAGAGGCGATTAACGGCCGCGTTAAGCAAATTCGTCAACAAGTTGAAGAAGCCACGTCTGAATATGACAAAGAAAAACTGCAAGAACGTTTAGCTAAATTATCTGGCGGTGTTGCAGTAATCAAAGTTGGCGCCTCAACTGAAATTGAAATGAAAGAGAAAAAAGCCCGCGTTGAAGATGCATTACATGCAACACGTGCTGCAGTTGAAGAAGGCGTAGTACCTGGCGGTGGCGTAGCATTAGTGCGCGTTGCAGCTAGCTTAGTTGACTTAAAAGGTGCTAACGAAGACCAAACCCACGGTATCAAAATTGCCCTACGTGCCATGGAATCACCACTGCGTCAAATCGTAGAAAACGCAGGTGAAGAAGGTTCTGTTGTTATCAACAAAGTTAAAGAAGGCACAGGTAACTACGGTTACAACGCGGCAACTGACGTGTATGGCGATATGCTAGAGATGGGTATTCTTGACCCAACTAAAGTTACTCGTTCTGCACTGCAATTTGCAGCCTCTATCGGTTCATTAATGATCACTACTGAAGCGATGATCACTGATAAGCCAGCGCCAGAATCATCAGGTGGCGGCATGCCTGATATGGGCGGTATGGGTGGCATGGGCGGCATGATGTAA
- a CDS encoding co-chaperone GroES, with product MNIRPLHDRVIIKRLEAETTSAGGIVLTGASAEKSTRGEVVAVGNGRVLDNGDVKALDVKVGDKVLFGNYVERTEKIEGQEYVITKEDNILGVILD from the coding sequence ATGAATATTCGTCCATTACATGACCGTGTCATTATTAAACGTTTAGAAGCTGAAACCACATCAGCTGGTGGCATTGTTCTTACAGGCGCTTCAGCAGAAAAATCAACTCGTGGTGAAGTCGTTGCTGTAGGCAATGGCCGTGTGTTAGATAACGGTGATGTAAAAGCATTAGATGTAAAAGTAGGTGACAAAGTGTTGTTCGGTAACTACGTAGAGCGCACCGAGAAAATTGAAGGTCAAGAGTATGTAATCACTAAAGAAGACAATATCTTAGGTGTTATTTTAGACTAA